The Triticum aestivum cultivar Chinese Spring chromosome 7B, IWGSC CS RefSeq v2.1, whole genome shotgun sequence genome window below encodes:
- the LOC123159947 gene encoding uncharacterized protein isoform X4, whose translation MTKLKKDLYALTVNSSPVPDKMSITISGRRALDVVIVYAFDCTDSTPAWYTVDNGIFWLVQEKLTNLCDSCMGYIYPMSTPNTYTSDMKVVDSAETKETGYTGFAWRRMTCSKNMASGLAEAHKMISNRGCHNGIILFFSDGLINKGDFFDGTENFVSKVPVHTFTLGGDAYNRVLNSIAANSPGGMFHTSIVPERPNLSTPFSKLLDGLLGTTSKGDAMPLSYISGRDPLDVVIVYAFDCTESTPAWYTMDNGIFWLLQEKLIHFPESCMGYIYIDMTPNTYTSDMKVVDPNETKETGYTRSAWRRMSCTKNMSSGLADAHKMISNRGHHNGIILFFSDGLINKGDFFDGTENFVSKVPVHTFTLGGDAYNHVLHSIATNSPGGKFHTSPVPERPNLSTSFSKLLDNLLGRTREDDERSVSSISGREPLDVVIVYAFECTESTPSWYTVDNGIFWLRQEKLTHYPESCMGYIYVDMTPNTYTSDMKVVDPNETKETGYTRFAWRRMTCTKNMASGLADAHKMIRNRGHHNGIILFFSDGLINKGDFFDGTENFVSKVPVHTFTLGGDAYNHVLHSIATNSPGGKFHTSPVPERPNLPTSFSKLLDNLLGGTPKEDERPATSISGREPLDVVIVYAFDCTESTPAWYTVDNGIFWLLQDKLTHFPESCMGYIYVDMTPNTYTSDMKAVDPNETKETGYTRFAWRRMTCTKNMASGLADAHKMISNRGHHNGIILFFSDGLINKGDFFDGTENFVSKVPVHTFTLGGDAYNNVLHSIATNSPGGKFHTSPVPERPNLSTSFSKLLDNLLGGTPEDDERPISSISGREPLDVVIVYAFDCTESTPAWYTVDNGIFWLLQEKLTHFPESCMGYIYVDMTPNTYTSDMKVVDPNETKETGYTRFAWRRMTCTKNMASGLAEAHKMINNRGHHNGIILFFSDGLLNKGDFFDGTENFVSKVPVHTFTLGGDAYNHVLHSIATNSPGGKFHTSPVPERPNLSTSFSKLLDSLLGGTPEDDERPVSSISGREPLDVVIVYAFDCTDSTPAWHTVDSGVFWLVQEKLTHFPDSCMGYVYVDVTPNTYTSDMKVVDPAETKETGYTGFARRRMTCGKNMASGLAEAHKMLKNHDYHNGIILFFSDGLINKGDFFEGTDNFISKVPVHTFTVGGDTYNHDLQAIAANSPGGTFNAIPVPERPHLSVPFSKLLDSLLSGTMEDRNHQ comes from the exons ATGACTAAATTAAAAAAG GATCTCTATGCACTCACGGTGAATTCATCCCCGGTTCCAGACAAGATGTCCATTACCATTTCAG GAAGGAGGGCACTGGATGTGGTGATTGTCTATGCCTTTGACTGTACTGACTCAACCCCAGCCTGGTACACAGTGGATAATGGGATCTTTTGGTTGGTGCAAGAAAAGCTAACCAACTTGTGTGATAGTTGCATGGGCTATATTTACCCCATGTCAACCCCTAACACATACACATCGGACATGAAAGTAGTTGACTCAGCTGAGACAAAGGAAACTGGCTACACGGGATTCGCCTGGCGCAGGATGACTTGCAGTAAAAATATGGCATCAGGCCTTGCCGAGGCCCATAAAATGATCAGCAATCGTGGTTGCCACAACGGCATCATATTGTTCTTCTCTGACGGCTTAATAAACAAAGGGGACTTCTTTGATGGAACAGAGAACTTTGTCTCCAAAGTGCCTGTCCACACATTTACCCTCGGTGGGGACGCATATAACCGT GTTCTCAACTCCATTGCGGCCAATTCTCCAGGAGGGATGTTTCACACTAGCATCGTTCCAGAAAGGCCAAATCTGTCAACACCCTTCTCAAAACTACTGGATGGCCTCCTTGGCACTACCTCAAAGGGCGATGCGATGCCTCTTAGTTACATTTCAG GAAGGGATCCACTAGATGTGGTGATTGTGTATGCCTTTGACTGCACTGAATCAACCCCAGCCTGGTACACGATGGATAATGGGATCTTTTGGTTGCTTCAAGAGAAGTTGATACACTTCCCTGAAAGTTGCATGGGTTACATCTACATCGACATGACCCCAAACACATACACATCCGACATGAAAGTAGTTGACCCAAATGAGACGAAGGAAACTGGCTACACGAGATCCGCATGGCGTAGAATGTCCTGTACTAAAAACATGTCATCAGGACTTGCCGACGCGCATAAAATGATCAGCAACCGCGGGCACCACAATGGCATCATATTGTTCTTCTCTGATGGCTTGATAAACAAGGGGGACTTCTTTGATGGAACTGAAAACTTTGTCTCCAAAGTGCCTGTCCACACATTTACCCTCGGCGGGGACGCATATAACCAT GTTCTCCACTCCATTGCAACAAATTCTCCAGGTGGGAAGTTCCACACCAGCCCTGTTCCAGAAAGGCCAAACTTGTCAACATCCTTCTCCAAGCTACTGGATAACCTACTTGGCAGAACCCGAGAGGATGATGAGAGGTCTGTTAGTTCCATTTCAG GAAGGGAGCCACTAGATGTGGTGATTGTGTATGCCTTTGAATGCACTGAATCAACCCCATCCTGGTACACGGTCGATAATGGGATCTTTTGGTTGCGTCAAGAGAAGTTGACGCACTACCCTGAAAGTTGCATGGGTTACATCTATGTTGACATGACCCCAAATACATACACATCCGACATGAAAGTAGTTGACCCAAATGAGACGAAGGAAACTGGCTATACGAGATTCGCATGGCGTAGGATGACCTGTACTAAAAACATGGCATCAGGACTTGCCGACGCGCATAAAATGATCAGGAACCGCGGGCACCACAATggcatcatcttgttcttctctgATGGCTTGATAAACAAGGGGGACTTCTTTGATGGAACTGAAAACTTTGTCTCCAAAGTGCCTGTTCACACATTTACCCTCGGCGGGGACGCATATAACCAT GTTCTCCACTCCATTGCAACAAATTCTCCAGGTGGGAAGTTCCACACCAGCCCTGTTCCAGAAAGGCCAAACCTACCAACATCCTTCTCCAAGCTACTGGATAACCTACTTGGCGGAACCCCAAAGGAAGATGAGAGGCCTGCTACTTCTATTTCAG GAAGGGAGCCACTAGATGTGGTGATTGTGTATGCCTTTGACTGCACGGAATCAACCCCAGCCTGGTACACGGTGGATAATGGGATCTTTTGGTTGCTTCAAGATAAGTTAACGCACTTCCCTGAAAGTTGCATGGGTTACATCTATGTTGACATGACCCCAAACACATACACATCCGACATGAAAGCAGTTGACCCAAATGAGACGAAGGAAACTGGCTACACGAGATTCGCATGGCGCAGGATGACCTGTACTAAAAACATGGCATCAGGACTTGCTGACGCGCATAAAATGATCAGCAACCGCGGGCACCACAATggcatcatcttgttcttctctgATGGCTTGATAAACAAGGGGGACTTCTTTGATGGAACTGAAAACTTTGTCTCCAAAGTGCCTGTTCACACATTTACCCTCGGCGGGGACGCATATAACAAT GTTCTCCACTCCATTGCAACAAATTCTCCAGGTGGGAAGTTCCACACCAGCCCTGTTCCAGAAAGGCCAAACCTATCAACATCCTTCTCCAAGCTACTGGATAACCTACTTGGCGGAACCCCAGAAGATGATGAGAGGCCTATTAGTTCCATTTCAG GAAGGGAGCCACTAGATGTGGTGATTGTGTATGCCTTTGACTGCACGGAATCAACCCCAGCCTGGTACACGGTGGATAATGGGATCTTTTGGTTGCTTCAAGAGAAGTTGACGCACTTCCCTGAAAGTTGCATGGGTTACATCTACGTCGACATGACCCCAAACACGTACACATCAGACATGAAAGTAGTTGACCCAAATGAGACGAAGGAAACTGGCTACACAAGATTCGCATGGCGTAGGATGACCTGTACTAAAAACATGGCATCAGGACTTGCAGAGGCGCATAAAATGATCAACAACCGCGGGCACCACAATggcatcatcttgttcttctctgATGGCTTGCTAAACAAGGGGGACTTCTTTGATGGAACTGAAAATTTTGTCTCCAAAGTGCCTGTCCACACATTTACCCTCGGCGGAGATGCATATAACCAT GTTCTCCACTCCATTGCAACAAATTCTCCAGGTGGGAAGTTCCACACCAGCCCCGTCCCAGAAAGGCCAAACCTATCAACATCCTTCTCCAAGCTACTGGATAGCCTACTTGGTGGAACCCCAGAGGATGATGAGAGGCCTGTTAGTTCCATTTCAG GAAGGGAGCCACTTGATGTGGTTATTGTGTATGCCTTTGACTGCACTGACTCAACCCCAGCCTGGCACACAGTGGATAGTGGGGTCTTTTGGTTGGTGCAAGAGAAGCTGACCCATTTTCCTGATAGTTGCATGGGTTACGTCTACGTCGACGTCACCCCAAACACATACACGTCGGACATGAAAGTAGTTGACCCAGCTGAGACAAAAGAAACTGGGTACACGGGATTCGCCCGGCGCAGGATGACCTGTGGCAAAAACATGGCATCAGGCCTTGCCGAGGCACATAAAATGCTCAAAAACCATGATTATCACAACGGCATAATCTTGTTCTTCTCTGATGGATTGATAAACAAGGGCGACTTTTTTGAAGGAACCGACAACTTCATCTCCAAAGTGCCTGTCCACACATTTACTGTCGGTGGTGACACATATAACCAT GATCTCCAAGCCATTGCAGCAAATTCTCCAGGTGGGACGTTCAACGCAATTCCAGTTCCAGAGAGACCACATCTCTCAGTGCCCTTCTCGAAACTACTGGATAGCCTCCTTAGCGGCACAATGGAGGACAGAAATCATCAATAG
- the LOC123159947 gene encoding uncharacterized protein isoform X3 — protein sequence MQVYFVTRVSTKSHETQDEKKDLYALTVNSSPVPDKMSITISGRRALDVVIVYAFDCTDSTPAWYTVDNGIFWLVQEKLTNLCDSCMGYIYPMSTPNTYTSDMKVVDSAETKETGYTGFAWRRMTCSKNMASGLAEAHKMISNRGCHNGIILFFSDGLINKGDFFDGTENFVSKVPVHTFTLGGDAYNRVLNSIAANSPGGMFHTSIVPERPNLSTPFSKLLDGLLGTTSKGDAMPLSYISGRDPLDVVIVYAFDCTESTPAWYTMDNGIFWLLQEKLIHFPESCMGYIYIDMTPNTYTSDMKVVDPNETKETGYTRSAWRRMSCTKNMSSGLADAHKMISNRGHHNGIILFFSDGLINKGDFFDGTENFVSKVPVHTFTLGGDAYNHVLHSIATNSPGGKFHTSPVPERPNLSTSFSKLLDNLLGRTREDDERSVSSISGREPLDVVIVYAFECTESTPSWYTVDNGIFWLRQEKLTHYPESCMGYIYVDMTPNTYTSDMKVVDPNETKETGYTRFAWRRMTCTKNMASGLADAHKMIRNRGHHNGIILFFSDGLINKGDFFDGTENFVSKVPVHTFTLGGDAYNHVLHSIATNSPGGKFHTSPVPERPNLPTSFSKLLDNLLGGTPKEDERPATSISGREPLDVVIVYAFDCTESTPAWYTVDNGIFWLLQDKLTHFPESCMGYIYVDMTPNTYTSDMKAVDPNETKETGYTRFAWRRMTCTKNMASGLADAHKMISNRGHHNGIILFFSDGLINKGDFFDGTENFVSKVPVHTFTLGGDAYNNVLHSIATNSPGGKFHTSPVPERPNLSTSFSKLLDNLLGGTPEDDERPISSISGREPLDVVIVYAFDCTESTPAWYTVDNGIFWLLQEKLTHFPESCMGYIYVDMTPNTYTSDMKVVDPNETKETGYTRFAWRRMTCTKNMASGLAEAHKMINNRGHHNGIILFFSDGLLNKGDFFDGTENFVSKVPVHTFTLGGDAYNHVLHSIATNSPGGKFHTSPVPERPNLSTSFSKLLDSLLGGTPEDDERPVSSISGREPLDVVIVYAFDCTDSTPAWHTVDSGVFWLVQEKLTHFPDSCMGYVYVDVTPNTYTSDMKVVDPAETKETGYTGFARRRMTCGKNMASGLAEAHKMLKNHDYHNGIILFFSDGLINKGDFFEGTDNFISKVPVHTFTVGGDTYNHDLQAIAANSPGGTFNAIPVPERPHLSVPFSKLLDSLLSGTMEDRNHQ from the exons ATGCAAGTATATTTTGTGACTCGAGTCTCGACTAAATCCCATGAGACTCAAGACGAGAAAAAG GATCTCTATGCACTCACGGTGAATTCATCCCCGGTTCCAGACAAGATGTCCATTACCATTTCAG GAAGGAGGGCACTGGATGTGGTGATTGTCTATGCCTTTGACTGTACTGACTCAACCCCAGCCTGGTACACAGTGGATAATGGGATCTTTTGGTTGGTGCAAGAAAAGCTAACCAACTTGTGTGATAGTTGCATGGGCTATATTTACCCCATGTCAACCCCTAACACATACACATCGGACATGAAAGTAGTTGACTCAGCTGAGACAAAGGAAACTGGCTACACGGGATTCGCCTGGCGCAGGATGACTTGCAGTAAAAATATGGCATCAGGCCTTGCCGAGGCCCATAAAATGATCAGCAATCGTGGTTGCCACAACGGCATCATATTGTTCTTCTCTGACGGCTTAATAAACAAAGGGGACTTCTTTGATGGAACAGAGAACTTTGTCTCCAAAGTGCCTGTCCACACATTTACCCTCGGTGGGGACGCATATAACCGT GTTCTCAACTCCATTGCGGCCAATTCTCCAGGAGGGATGTTTCACACTAGCATCGTTCCAGAAAGGCCAAATCTGTCAACACCCTTCTCAAAACTACTGGATGGCCTCCTTGGCACTACCTCAAAGGGCGATGCGATGCCTCTTAGTTACATTTCAG GAAGGGATCCACTAGATGTGGTGATTGTGTATGCCTTTGACTGCACTGAATCAACCCCAGCCTGGTACACGATGGATAATGGGATCTTTTGGTTGCTTCAAGAGAAGTTGATACACTTCCCTGAAAGTTGCATGGGTTACATCTACATCGACATGACCCCAAACACATACACATCCGACATGAAAGTAGTTGACCCAAATGAGACGAAGGAAACTGGCTACACGAGATCCGCATGGCGTAGAATGTCCTGTACTAAAAACATGTCATCAGGACTTGCCGACGCGCATAAAATGATCAGCAACCGCGGGCACCACAATGGCATCATATTGTTCTTCTCTGATGGCTTGATAAACAAGGGGGACTTCTTTGATGGAACTGAAAACTTTGTCTCCAAAGTGCCTGTCCACACATTTACCCTCGGCGGGGACGCATATAACCAT GTTCTCCACTCCATTGCAACAAATTCTCCAGGTGGGAAGTTCCACACCAGCCCTGTTCCAGAAAGGCCAAACTTGTCAACATCCTTCTCCAAGCTACTGGATAACCTACTTGGCAGAACCCGAGAGGATGATGAGAGGTCTGTTAGTTCCATTTCAG GAAGGGAGCCACTAGATGTGGTGATTGTGTATGCCTTTGAATGCACTGAATCAACCCCATCCTGGTACACGGTCGATAATGGGATCTTTTGGTTGCGTCAAGAGAAGTTGACGCACTACCCTGAAAGTTGCATGGGTTACATCTATGTTGACATGACCCCAAATACATACACATCCGACATGAAAGTAGTTGACCCAAATGAGACGAAGGAAACTGGCTATACGAGATTCGCATGGCGTAGGATGACCTGTACTAAAAACATGGCATCAGGACTTGCCGACGCGCATAAAATGATCAGGAACCGCGGGCACCACAATggcatcatcttgttcttctctgATGGCTTGATAAACAAGGGGGACTTCTTTGATGGAACTGAAAACTTTGTCTCCAAAGTGCCTGTTCACACATTTACCCTCGGCGGGGACGCATATAACCAT GTTCTCCACTCCATTGCAACAAATTCTCCAGGTGGGAAGTTCCACACCAGCCCTGTTCCAGAAAGGCCAAACCTACCAACATCCTTCTCCAAGCTACTGGATAACCTACTTGGCGGAACCCCAAAGGAAGATGAGAGGCCTGCTACTTCTATTTCAG GAAGGGAGCCACTAGATGTGGTGATTGTGTATGCCTTTGACTGCACGGAATCAACCCCAGCCTGGTACACGGTGGATAATGGGATCTTTTGGTTGCTTCAAGATAAGTTAACGCACTTCCCTGAAAGTTGCATGGGTTACATCTATGTTGACATGACCCCAAACACATACACATCCGACATGAAAGCAGTTGACCCAAATGAGACGAAGGAAACTGGCTACACGAGATTCGCATGGCGCAGGATGACCTGTACTAAAAACATGGCATCAGGACTTGCTGACGCGCATAAAATGATCAGCAACCGCGGGCACCACAATggcatcatcttgttcttctctgATGGCTTGATAAACAAGGGGGACTTCTTTGATGGAACTGAAAACTTTGTCTCCAAAGTGCCTGTTCACACATTTACCCTCGGCGGGGACGCATATAACAAT GTTCTCCACTCCATTGCAACAAATTCTCCAGGTGGGAAGTTCCACACCAGCCCTGTTCCAGAAAGGCCAAACCTATCAACATCCTTCTCCAAGCTACTGGATAACCTACTTGGCGGAACCCCAGAAGATGATGAGAGGCCTATTAGTTCCATTTCAG GAAGGGAGCCACTAGATGTGGTGATTGTGTATGCCTTTGACTGCACGGAATCAACCCCAGCCTGGTACACGGTGGATAATGGGATCTTTTGGTTGCTTCAAGAGAAGTTGACGCACTTCCCTGAAAGTTGCATGGGTTACATCTACGTCGACATGACCCCAAACACGTACACATCAGACATGAAAGTAGTTGACCCAAATGAGACGAAGGAAACTGGCTACACAAGATTCGCATGGCGTAGGATGACCTGTACTAAAAACATGGCATCAGGACTTGCAGAGGCGCATAAAATGATCAACAACCGCGGGCACCACAATggcatcatcttgttcttctctgATGGCTTGCTAAACAAGGGGGACTTCTTTGATGGAACTGAAAATTTTGTCTCCAAAGTGCCTGTCCACACATTTACCCTCGGCGGAGATGCATATAACCAT GTTCTCCACTCCATTGCAACAAATTCTCCAGGTGGGAAGTTCCACACCAGCCCCGTCCCAGAAAGGCCAAACCTATCAACATCCTTCTCCAAGCTACTGGATAGCCTACTTGGTGGAACCCCAGAGGATGATGAGAGGCCTGTTAGTTCCATTTCAG GAAGGGAGCCACTTGATGTGGTTATTGTGTATGCCTTTGACTGCACTGACTCAACCCCAGCCTGGCACACAGTGGATAGTGGGGTCTTTTGGTTGGTGCAAGAGAAGCTGACCCATTTTCCTGATAGTTGCATGGGTTACGTCTACGTCGACGTCACCCCAAACACATACACGTCGGACATGAAAGTAGTTGACCCAGCTGAGACAAAAGAAACTGGGTACACGGGATTCGCCCGGCGCAGGATGACCTGTGGCAAAAACATGGCATCAGGCCTTGCCGAGGCACATAAAATGCTCAAAAACCATGATTATCACAACGGCATAATCTTGTTCTTCTCTGATGGATTGATAAACAAGGGCGACTTTTTTGAAGGAACCGACAACTTCATCTCCAAAGTGCCTGTCCACACATTTACTGTCGGTGGTGACACATATAACCAT GATCTCCAAGCCATTGCAGCAAATTCTCCAGGTGGGACGTTCAACGCAATTCCAGTTCCAGAGAGACCACATCTCTCAGTGCCCTTCTCGAAACTACTGGATAGCCTCCTTAGCGGCACAATGGAGGACAGAAATCATCAATAG